GGTGCGGGTGTCGCTCCGTGCGTGCTCCACGACAACGGCGTTTGGCTTCCCACCAATCACGCGGCGTCCCGCGTCGCGGAGAAGACGGGGTGGCCACTCGTCGTCTCGCCACACGGCGCTCTTCTGTCATGGTCGTTCCGGCACCGTGCGGTCCGAAAGCGAATCGCTTGGTGGTTGTATCAGAGGAAAGACCTCACGCGGGCACGCGTGCTACACGCCACCGCGGAGGACGAAGCCCGCGCTTTGAGGTCCCTGGGCTTCCGGCAGCCGATCGCGGTCGTTCCGAGCGGCGTCGATGTGCCGCGTCTCGCGACGCCGGATCGGGCGCCCAAGACGCGACGCACCGTGTTGTTCCTCTCCCGGATCCATCCGAAGAAGGGGCTGCTCAACCTGGTGCATGCCTGGTTTGCGTTGAGGCCGGCCGGGTGGCGGGTCGTCGTCGTGGGGCCGGACTTCTCCGGCTTCCGTGCCGAAGTCGAGGACACGGTGCGCAGAGGCGGAATGGACGCCGACTTCGAGTTCCTCGGGCCGGTGGACGAGCCCACCAAGTGGCGGCTGTACCAGGGCGCCGATCTCTTCGTTCTTCCAACCCACAGCGAGAATTTCGGTGTCGTGATCGCGGAGGCGCTCGGCTGCGCGGTGCCGGTCATCACGACTCGCGGCACGCCGTGGGGGGAGATCGTCTCCCGGCGATGCGGCTGGTGGATCGACGTCGGGGTCCCGCCCTTGATCGAGGCGTTGCGGGAGGCGATGGCGCTGAGCGACGACGAGCGGCGAGAGATGGGCGCGCGGGGCCGCACGTGGGTCGAGGCGCGATTCGCTTGGAGAGCCATCGCCTTGGAGATGGCGTCGATCTACGAGTGGCTGTTGCGGCGTGCGAGCCGCCCGGCGTGCGTCGTCGACTGAC
This Terriglobia bacterium DNA region includes the following protein-coding sequences:
- a CDS encoding glycosyltransferase translates to MSTGAAGRGIRVVMTAASLIPEAGGPSQTIPALARALAVEGCDVDLVSVEMGPRFGRPLWTDVPGARLTLLPRRLSWGTRIVWVPGLDRTLRSRGAGVAPCVLHDNGVWLPTNHAASRVAEKTGWPLVVSPHGALLSWSFRHRAVRKRIAWWLYQRKDLTRARVLHATAEDEARALRSLGFRQPIAVVPSGVDVPRLATPDRAPKTRRTVLFLSRIHPKKGLLNLVHAWFALRPAGWRVVVVGPDFSGFRAEVEDTVRRGGMDADFEFLGPVDEPTKWRLYQGADLFVLPTHSENFGVVIAEALGCAVPVITTRGTPWGEIVSRRCGWWIDVGVPPLIEALREAMALSDDERREMGARGRTWVEARFAWRAIALEMASIYEWLLRRASRPACVVD